Below is a window of Granulicella pectinivorans DNA.
CCGTATTGACACTCGCGCTACGGTTAGTGGGTGTGGGACGAGGAACCGATACGACCGATGCGACCGCTTACATTGGCTAAGGGCACCCCGGTCGGCTGGCTCTGCATCGAAGGGCAGAGTGATCCTTCGAAGGAAGAGGTTTTGGCATGAGCAACGTGGCAATCGAGAAGAAGACGGCGACCAGGTCGTTGGTGAAGGGGCTGATCGCCGGTTTGATCGGCGGTATTGCGGGCGCCGCGGCGAAGCATGTGGCCGAAAAGATCTATCCGCCCCGGGTCAAGGGCGAGCCCGTTCCTCCTGAGGTGCTGGCGCAACGCGTCGCGGGCGGAACGTTGACCACCGGCGAGAAGCAGGCCGCGGGCGAATCCGTTCACTGGCTCTTCGGAGCTTCGGCAGGCGCGGTGTACGGTGGCGTCGCCGAGTACTACCCACAGGCCACGTCCAAGGAGGGCGCGAGCTTCGGTCTCGTGCTCGCCACGGTCACCCACGAAGGCGTGCTTCCGGCGATCGGTCTGGTGACGACTCCGCAGAAGCAGAGCCAGCGCGAACAGACCAGCGAGATGACGTCGCATATCGTGTACGGGGTGGTGACCGAGATTGTACGGAGTGTCGTGAGGAAGATGCTTTAGAACGCAGGCAGCTTTAGCCGGAACGGGGATGCGCCAGGGCGCATCCCCGTTCTGCGTTAGCGGCGATTCTTGTCCTTGTCGTTCAGGTAGTCGGTGTAGGTGACATTGCCGTCCTTGTCCAGGTTCGTGGTCGGACGGCCAAGCTTCATCCGCTGCGACGGCGTCAGCCGGACTCCGCTGCGGTCCGTGGCGGGGTACACGCGCGAGCCGCTATCCCGGATGGCGGAGATGCGATCCGGAGCGCGTTTCTGCGGGTCGAGGGCTTCACCCCGCGGCGGCGGAGGCGGAGCGATATCGATCCAGGAATCACGGGACTGGGAATCACGGACCTGAGAGTCACGAAGCGGGGGTGCGGGGCGCTGCGGAGGCGAAGACGCCGCCGGACGATACGTCGTGCGGTCGTCGCGCGGTGGCGGCTCGGCGGGCCGATAGATGGTTCGGTCGTCGCGCTCTACCGCTGGACGCAGCCCCGGAGAGGGCTGCAGCGGAACCGACGGGCGGCGGATGAAGTTCTGAATCGTCTCGGGGTCTTCCCGACGAGGGGGCGTGGCATAGACCGGCGCAGGGGCGGGCGGCTGTGGAGACACGGATTTGCGGGCGTAATGGAACGGCGGTGCATCGTCATCGGTCGTCGAAGCAACCGGAGGCGCGGGCGACGGCGAAACCGGTGGCCAGACCGGCTGAGGAACCACAGGAACGACGGGGCGCGACTCCACCTCCGAGACGAATCCGGCAGCCGGCGCGCGAGGCGGAGCCGCCGTAGGACGAGCCGGAGGCACGTACGGGGCGAACTCCTCGGGAAAGACGAGGGCGCGAACCATCTCTTCGTAGGTCTGTGGACGGTTGGGAGCGCGGACGGACGCCGCTGCGGGCACAGGAGGCGTGTCCATCCTCGGTACAGGTGGAGCTTGCGCTGAAACCGGGGCGGCAGCAGCAGGAGGCCTTCCGGCCTTGGGAGCGCGATAGAGCGGGAAATCCGAGAGGTCGTCGGGGCTCGATGCAGCTTCGCTGGCGGCGGAAGAAGCCGGCGGAAGCACCGGCTCGGGCGCGAAGGCCTGCGGGGTTTCGCGTCGTGGGACCTGGTAGGGCGGCTTCACTGGCGGCAGAACGGGGTCGGGCACGAGCTCAATGGGATCGGAGGCGTAGGAGACAACCAGCTCGGGATCCGGCCTCAGGGCTGCTGGCGCGGCCGAGACCACCGGGGTACGCGGCGCGACGGGCGGCGCAGCGACGGGCGCCGGCGTCCGCACCGGAGGCGAGGAGAAGCGGAAGGCGGGTGCGGAGAGGGTCGAACTGACGCTCGTCAGGAAGGGATCGGGACGAAGGGTCGACGTGAAGGTCTGCGAGACGGCCTTCGGCTCTACAGCTGCGGGCGCCGCCTGCACCGGAGCGGCATACACCTCGCTGGTGGTCGGTACCGGCGGAGGAACATAGGCAGGCTCGGTATAGGCGGGTTTGGGCTGGACCGGCTCCACGGGAATCGGCTCCGTGGGAACCGATACGGACGGAACAGGCTCAACAGACGTTGGCTCCGAAGACTCCTGGGCAACTGCAGCGGGCGCGGCATCCTGGAGCGACGACCAGTACGAGAGAGGCGGCAGCGGAGACGGCCTTGGCTCGGGAACAGGCTGCGACCAGGGCGGTGTCGGATCCGGCAACGTAACGATCGGCTCCGGCTCGGGGGTGGGGACGGCCGAGAGAATGGGCTCCGCGCCCGGCTCCGGGACGGGAGGGGCTGTTTCCACCAGGGGAGCTCCACCGAAGGGCGCGGCAACAACCGGCGTGGCAGCGGCTGGCACAGCGGGCTGCTCGCCGGCAGCCTTCTCGCCATAGAACGCGTAGCCGGGCTTTGCCTCGTGCTCTTCCTGCATCACCGCCCCGCTGCGGGGGCTTGCGAAGAAAGAAGGGACAGCCGCATGGGTCGTTCCGGAAGACGCCCGCGCGAACGAAGGCGGCGCGTCGAAGTCTGCGGCCTCATCCCCTTCCCCGGACGGCGACTCCGAGGGGGAGACTGCCTGGTACTGATTGGGGTGAAAGATCTCCGCCGCCGGCGAGGGATGGGGCTCCGGTTCACCCTCCTCATCCGGTTCGACTGCCGCTTCGAACGGCGGGTGAAAGGTCTCGTCGTGAGCGCTTCGCGGGCCGGGAGAGAGGATATCCGAAAGCTTCGGGGCCTGTTCCAGAGGATCCCCGAGTGGATCGGGGAAGAGGGAGTCGTCCGCGTCCGGATCGCTATGGGTGTGAGAAACAGAGGAACCGGGCGCTGCGTACAGGAACGCTCCCGAATGCGAGGAGCGAATACGCGAGGGAAACTGGAGCTCCTGCTGCGGATCCTCCTGATCCTGTGCGGAGTCGTTCCCGTAGTCATGCGCGGCATCCGTCTCGGACGAGTCCTCAAACTCGTACTCATCGTCATCCTCCGTCCGCTCCTGCGCCTCGTACTCGCTGGCGTCCATCCCAGCGAAGAGAGTCAGGCAAGCGCCGAGGAAGATCACCGCGAGACCGATGGTAGCGGCATACAGCCACGGACTGGGGCTCGTCGCGGTATTGGAGAAGCTGGGACGGCTGGCCACCGCGACGTTCAGCCGCAACTGCTGGTCCATCGCGTCGGCGATACGGGCCTCGTTGGCGCGCTGCTCGGCGAGGCGGTAGGCAGACTGCAGGGCGGCGGCCTTGCTCTGCAGACCGGCAAGAGTCGGCGGCGGATGCTGGATGGAATCGA
It encodes the following:
- a CDS encoding DUF1440 domain-containing protein, with protein sequence MSNVAIEKKTATRSLVKGLIAGLIGGIAGAAAKHVAEKIYPPRVKGEPVPPEVLAQRVAGGTLTTGEKQAAGESVHWLFGASAGAVYGGVAEYYPQATSKEGASFGLVLATVTHEGVLPAIGLVTTPQKQSQREQTSEMTSHIVYGVVTEIVRSVVRKML
- a CDS encoding GumC family protein, with product MLFRHRVPILVGLGVLLVAAIALVVILPRQFQSSLDILVRNKLPLSARLTASSEETVDEQRMQSELALLHSPELAAKVVDPDYPAQPDATHTAADIGRHQAAVALFSQQLITTVAPNSNIIHVVVTAGDPHRAAELASRLLDVFFASQSEVDHPTPATAFFIAESNRARDAWQQTQLALDTFRLAHPPTPVGSAAEASLQIAALTHQIQRNDEQIDASIGRILTGERKLITIPARPLDRTNKSRNQSAAMPLLSTAQLNAMLAIYTDEQAILLTRPPTDEEAVRASLSLASQIADTNASLQLARQSTPPERDPAANSLWQSTTEEITQASAELKTLYATRTSLATQLAGFQATLDSIQHPPPTLAGLQSKAAALQSAYRLAEQRANEARIADAMDQQLRLNVAVASRPSFSNTATSPSPWLYAATIGLAVIFLGACLTLFAGMDASEYEAQERTEDDDEYEFEDSSETDAAHDYGNDSAQDQEDPQQELQFPSRIRSSHSGAFLYAAPGSSVSHTHSDPDADDSLFPDPLGDPLEQAPKLSDILSPGPRSAHDETFHPPFEAAVEPDEEGEPEPHPSPAAEIFHPNQYQAVSPSESPSGEGDEAADFDAPPSFARASSGTTHAAVPSFFASPRSGAVMQEEHEAKPGYAFYGEKAAGEQPAVPAAATPVVAAPFGGAPLVETAPPVPEPGAEPILSAVPTPEPEPIVTLPDPTPPWSQPVPEPRPSPLPPLSYWSSLQDAAPAAVAQESSEPTSVEPVPSVSVPTEPIPVEPVQPKPAYTEPAYVPPPVPTTSEVYAAPVQAAPAAVEPKAVSQTFTSTLRPDPFLTSVSSTLSAPAFRFSSPPVRTPAPVAAPPVAPRTPVVSAAPAALRPDPELVVSYASDPIELVPDPVLPPVKPPYQVPRRETPQAFAPEPVLPPASSAASEAASSPDDLSDFPLYRAPKAGRPPAAAAPVSAQAPPVPRMDTPPVPAAASVRAPNRPQTYEEMVRALVFPEEFAPYVPPARPTAAPPRAPAAGFVSEVESRPVVPVVPQPVWPPVSPSPAPPVASTTDDDAPPFHYARKSVSPQPPAPAPVYATPPRREDPETIQNFIRRPSVPLQPSPGLRPAVERDDRTIYRPAEPPPRDDRTTYRPAASSPPQRPAPPLRDSQVRDSQSRDSWIDIAPPPPPRGEALDPQKRAPDRISAIRDSGSRVYPATDRSGVRLTPSQRMKLGRPTTNLDKDGNVTYTDYLNDKDKNRR